The Pseudanabaena galeata CCNP1313 genome includes a region encoding these proteins:
- a CDS encoding GIY-YIG nuclease family protein — protein sequence MSDRPTQYNSKDENKSSEYKQGSLFSEGIQRTSRVYDSSANYEMGSQSLQGWKQAIAKYQNSITTMIPAYQTALFDMPSSHCDPHKINPFALPIQPAEFYRLPSRDSDDTCIYFVIDLTCETQLPVLLYVGETCRSHKRWKGMHDCKRYLLNYRELHTTHNLPTQVVMTFWWDAPSATRPRQQLERILIEKWRSPFNKENWRYWGTPFMH from the coding sequence ATGAGCGATCGCCCCACTCAATACAACAGCAAAGATGAGAATAAATCCTCTGAGTATAAACAGGGATCGCTCTTTAGTGAAGGGATTCAGCGTACTTCGCGAGTCTATGACAGTAGCGCGAATTATGAAATGGGAAGTCAGTCATTACAAGGCTGGAAACAGGCGATCGCCAAGTATCAGAACTCCATCACCACAATGATCCCCGCATATCAAACTGCTCTGTTTGATATGCCGTCTAGTCATTGCGATCCCCATAAGATTAATCCCTTTGCCTTACCAATTCAACCTGCGGAATTCTATCGGTTGCCCAGTCGTGACAGTGACGACACTTGCATATACTTTGTGATCGATCTCACCTGTGAAACACAATTACCCGTGCTACTGTATGTAGGTGAGACATGCCGTTCTCATAAGCGATGGAAAGGAATGCATGACTGCAAACGGTATCTCCTTAACTACCGTGAACTGCATACCACCCACAATCTCCCGACACAAGTTGTCATGACCTTTTGGTGGGATGCACCTTCAGCCACACGCCCTCGACAACAGCTAGAACGGATCTTGATCGAGAAATGGCGATCGCCATTTAATAAGGAAAACTGGAGATATTGGGGAACTCCTTTTATGCATTAG